A genomic window from Periophthalmus magnuspinnatus isolate fPerMag1 chromosome 16, fPerMag1.2.pri, whole genome shotgun sequence includes:
- the pkdc gene encoding uncharacterized protein pkdc, translating into MNAEYRELILKSCAATSLRVGAKIQTLWSGYGEIVRVHLEGCERPSVVVKHVQFPAETDQSTDLSHIRKVRSYQVETHWYQNYCTNPSCRIPTCLASCSRGNEMLIVLEDLDVAGYDQRRSSVGDKEMRACLRWLAHFHSLFLGRVPDGLWPVGTYWHLETRPDELEAMDDAELKAAALHIDKILTNCHFKTIVHGDAKLANFCFSKSGTEVAAVDFQYVGGGCGMKDVVYFLGSCMEERECEKRVPALLDHYFSELEDAVDKDVEFAALEKEWREMFAFAWTDFHRFLLGWMPGHWKINRYSKKLTKEVLHKLQGAHSKVEVNEGK; encoded by the exons ATGAATGCGGAGTACCGGGAGCTCATTTTGAAGTCCTGTGCAGCCACTTCTCTGCGAGTGGGGGCCAAGATCCAGACATTGTGGAGTGGGTATGGGGAGATCGTGAGAGTGCATCTGGAGGGCTGTGAGCGCCCCTCAGTAGTGGTCAAACATGTGCAGTTCCCAGCAGAAACGGACCAGAGCACAGACCTGTCCCATATACGGAAGGTCCGCTCCTACCAGGTGGAGACACACTGGTATCAGAACTACTGCACCAATCCCAGCTGCCGGATCCCTACCTGCCTGGCCTCCTGTTCCCGTGGCAATGAGATGCTGATAGTGTTAGAAGACCTGGATGTGGCAGGATATGACCAGCGCAG GAGCAGTGTCGGAGACAAAGAAATGAGGGCGTGCCTCCGCTGGCTGGCCCACTTCCATTCTCTCTTTCTGGGCAGGGTGCCGGATGGGCTGTGGCCTGTGGGGACCTATTGGCATCTGGAAACTAGACCAGATGAACTGGAGGCTATGGATGATGCAGAACTCAAAGCGGCAGCTCTGCACATTGACAAAATCCTCACCAACTGTCACTTCAAAACTATTGTCCATGGCGACGCCAAACTGGCCAACTTCTGCTTCTCCAAAAGTGGCACAGAGGTGGCTGCAGTGGACTTCCAGTATGTGGGAGGTGGCTGTGGCATGAAGGACGTGGTGTACTTCTTAGGTAGCTgtatggaggagagggagtgtgAGAAGAGGGTACCCGCACTCTTAGATCATTATTTCTCTGAGCTGGAGGATGCTGTAGATAAGGACGTGGAGTTTGCGGCTCTGGAGAAAGAATGGAGGGAGATGTTTGCGTTTGCCTGGACAGACTTCCATCGCTTCCTGCTGGGGTGGATGCCCGGACACTGGAAGATCAACCGCTACAGTAAGAAGCTCACCAAAGAGGTCCTGCACAAGCT